One region of Gigantopelta aegis isolate Gae_Host chromosome 7, Gae_host_genome, whole genome shotgun sequence genomic DNA includes:
- the LOC121377805 gene encoding kelch-like protein 5: MENAQAQLLVNIHEEITKGAFTDIQIICKDGTTTGSRIVLAAISSYFRPIFCYDMAESQTGVLNLPMVSLSVLQAIIKMYLCGTNLVNENNCVEVLDAAKMMQLNHIKDICDTFVKESLTLTAENYLNCWRLYKLYNFHDLSKRAFSCLADTFADFVETENVVHLSKEELLEIISKEEMKCTEDIILQGAMKWIEYNNPDQDDVKLIFENVRLDLVDSRFLIHKVVFSDIVYKNKSIQEMIQKVLRSYRGVTTQSRVSPERSVFVLHHNNTSLLSCFTSDNKWEDVSPAPVDPGIWYSAAGLDDKIYITGGSKKKKCTLIYNTNKKVWTVGPDLTYEHYGHCMVTANSKVYSIGGYYSKTIEELSESETHWQVVGDLELRRYNTFPFTIGENILVMGGNTDSGGSDVIQCFNTTTQTVSQLNTKLPCSSESLRGSVHLPDVYLLDTNGHVMHLQVTNTVGEITIQIKSTAEWKSFKYCFGVTHRDGNLLCFTKDGISKFNLAEGKEEQSTFPKSPRSDVVYNVCTVSCGKTSR; the protein is encoded by the coding sequence ATGGAGAATGCTCAAGCACAACTCCTGGTAAACATCCATGAAGAGATTACAAAAGGTGCTTTCACtgacatacaaattatatgtaaaGACGGAACAACAACTGGAAGCCGCATCGTACTGGCGGCGATATCATCGTACTTCCGGCCCATATTCTGTTATGATATGGCAGAGAGTCAGACGGGCGTCTTGAACCTTCCCATGGTGTCTTTGTCGGTGTTGCAAGCTATCATCAAAATGTATTTGTGTGGAACTAATCTAGTGAATGAAAATAACTGTGTGGAGGTATTGGATGCTGCAAAGATGATGCAGCTTAACCACATCAAAGACATTTGTGACACATTCGTGAAGGAAAGTCTCACACTGACAGCTGAAAACTATTTAAATTGTTGGagactttataaactttacaatTTCCACGATTTGTCCAAACGAGCATTTTCCTGTTTGGCTGACACGTTTGCTGATTTTGTTGAAACAGAAAACGTTGTTCATCTGTCAAAGGAAGAACTTCTGGAAATCATTTCAAAAGAAGAGATGAAATGTACAGAAGACATCATTCTGCAAGGCGCCATGAAGTGGATTGAATATAATAACCCGGATCAAGATGATGTCAAACTGATTTTTGAAAATGTGCGTCTAGATCTTGTTGATTCACGATTTCTGATTCATAAAGTGGTGTTTTCagatattgtttataaaaataaatctatcCAAGAAATGATACAAAAGGTGCTACGTTCATATCGTGGAGTCACTACTCAATCAAGGGTCAGTCCGGAAAGATCTGTTTTCGTTCTCCATCATAATAACACGTCACTACTGTCTTGTTTCACGTCAGACAACAAGTGGGAAGACGTCTCACCAGCACCAGTAGATCCTGGAATATGGTATTCAGCAGCAGGTTTGGATGACAAGATCTATATCACTGGTGGTAGTAAGAAGAAGAAatgcacattaatttataacaCCAACAAGAAAGTGTGGACAGTAGGTCCAGATCTTACATATGAACACTACGGTCACTGTATGGTCACAGCTAACTCTAAAGTGTACTCGATAGGTGGTTACTATAGTAAAACAATAGAGGAATTGAGCGAGAGTGAGACGCACTGGCAGGTTGTTGGAGATTTGGAATTGAGGCGATATAACACTTTTCCTTTTACAATTGGTGAGAACATCCTCGTTATGGGAGGAAACACAGACTCGGGCGGATCAGATGTTATCCAGTGTTTTAACACCACAACTCAAACTGTGAGTCAGCTGAACACAAAGTTACCTTGTAGCTCTGAGTCACTGAGAGGCTCTGTTCACCTCCCAGATGTTTATCTGTTAGACACCAATGGCCACGTGATGCACCTCCAGGTCACCAACACGGTTGGAGAAATCACGATTCAGATTAAATCCACAGCAGAATGgaaatcatttaaatattgcTTTGGTGTAACACACCGAGACGGAAACTTGTTGTGTTTTACAAAAGATGGAATCAGCAAATTCAACCTCGCTGAAGGTAAAGAAGAACAGAGTACATTCCCTAAGTCACCTAGAAGTGACGTAGTGTACAACGTGTGTACGGTGTCCTGTGGGAAAACATCGCGATGA